The genomic window CTTCTTTTTTAACACGTTGAGATGCAGGCTTGTGGAGCTAAAGCaatttgtttaaatataagaaCATGCTCATACggatatatatacctatacgTTCATACAGATATATACACGTCCATATACAGCATACTCGATGACGgtaaacatttaaaatgCGCTTTTTATGCAGAATTGTATCACAAGGGTGTTGGGTGAAAATGAGGAATACTGGCGCTTCAACTATTTTTTGCTCCCATtagaaacataaaaaaaaaaaaaaaaaattaaaaaagaaattataaaagatataaacaGATAAGcaaattaacaaattaacaaattaacggattaacaaattaacaaattaacaaattaacaaattaacGAATTAACAGTGAACGAATTAACAGTGAACGAATGAACAATAAAACAGTACATTATGGAGGACGATCTAGCTTTGCATTTGCGTAAAATATGTACCATCCGGGCGCTCAGCACAATTTATTCTGCATTATGATGAGCGATTGCAAAACACACACTGATGCATATACCGTGCAAAggaatttttcaaaaacgAGGGGTTTTGCcttatatgcataataatatatcaatGCGCTCAGGCCCAATTTTCGTTAACAGTACtgttctaattttttttttttttttctttgttacGTATGCACATCAtgtataatgaatatatatacatgtaaacaAGTAATCATGTATGCACGTACTTCCGCGAGCAAGTATGTGTTTGTATACCATTTCATGGCAgccttttaattttattgttttttttttggggggggctttaatttaaaaaaagcttttaagtttttccccactaagaaaataaaaagaagtgTGTTACCCGAGCTTAGTTGTTACTGCGTTTGTTGTTCGCTACAAGTTATTtaggtatataaataagtataagAGAACattatacatacgtatattcGTACGattatatgcatgtacgcATTCATGTAAATCTTTCGGTCGCTACGCAAAATTGGCGGCTTAAAGTGTATAATTCTTAAGCAtccttttttcaatattGTAAGATTATACACTTTTTCAAGCTGTATATTTGTTTGTCTGTCCAGTTCTCATGTTTATTTATCGTATTATAGCCGATCTTATCATATGTGCTCCTGTATAGCCAATACCTGTCCTTTTTTGTAAACGCACCTGCTGGAGAACATTACTGCACGtcatatgttataaatagAATTATGTAACACATATGCATTAATGTATttgttgatatatatattcataaactcctttacttttttaaatcgCGTTAAGAATTGTACTTTGATAACTGCTCacatttaaagaaaatataaatgtccAATCAAGGTTAAATGGATTAAGCAGTTTAATggattaaattaaaaatgtaacaaGTTGAACGAATTGAAATTAACTAATTGCGGGCGGGGTAAACGAGGGGGAAGGAATACAAAAAACTTTATTGAACGAAGTAGTACGTGGGCGAATGAAAAAAGGATTAAAAGAAACAGGAAAGATCATTAAATTATCTgatatgaaattatatttcatcatataaaattttaatatgagCAAAATGAACGATCGCAAAAATGTGTTAACCGAAggaagaataaatatacttaggtgtttattttatcattatccACTAcgactaattttttttttttttttcctttttttacaattattttgtttcagccaaaattcttttttcgaAGGAATAGTACAATACGTTATGCAACTTAGACGCgcgaaaaaagtaaaaaaaaaagaaagctTATAAAGTAAAGACATACAATACGAAGCAAAAAATTTACGACACATCATATCTGCAAAAATGTGagaacttaaaaaattagcCCATTCAAGGGTATAAAGTTATAtccatatatacacacatatgtacttacgcatatatatgcgtaccCCTCCCCCATACACTGCTCACTTGTAAGCATTCAACAAATCGTCAATTTCTAGCAGGTTATTGTAGGAAAACTTTTTAATAACCTTTTCCCCCTTCTCTTGCAAAATTTTCTCTATGTTCGTTTTTCCATCTTGAAACCAGCCCAACTGGTCTGATATCAAGTGAAGGTTTTCGCATGAAGGACACCTTATAATTACAACGCCATTATAATAAGCTTgctttgaaaattttttagctGTTTTCTTTTCACATATTTTACAAGTAAACATTATAACCATATATTCTTTATCTTTTCGTGTCTTTCCCTCTTCAACAGATAAATGtccattatttatttcatttcctTTTAGCTTAATCATTTCAGAGTTAACAAGATGATGGTTATCATCATTTACAGGTACTACAATTGGAtcgttttgtttttccttatcATGATGATCTATTTGTGATACATTAGCTTTTGTTGTGTTTTGAAGCTCAACTATGTTTTGTTCTTCcctatttattattattttttttttttctatgttTCTTTCACATTCTGATAATGATGTTATATCATTatcgtttttattattatgactATTTTCGCCCTTGTTGTTTGTAACGAATTgtttcttcaaaaaaaatatataaggatGGTAATTTTCAAATGGTCTTACTACATTTCTgtgaaaatatgaacatcCCCAATTGATGttacaattatatttatttttaaaagttgaaaatacaaattttccATCAAATTTGTTCCCCTTTATAGGTAAACTCTTACTCATGTAAGGTTTATTTAAAACTCTTTTTAGCAAATTTTGAGtcatttttttgtcttttcctctgaaaaaaaaagaaaaaaaaattcctttttaCCTGTACAGGTTAATAAATACCTGGAACAGAAGGGGACACAAGTCAAGAAATAACTTATGATAACTCATGATAATTCCCCTTTACGCATTTGACACgtataaagtatatatatatatatatgtgtaatatatacatatatatatgtatatatatgtgtgtaatatatacatataataatatgtactTTACCCGTTTTATCGCActgtatacttttttttttctttttttttttttctcttcttatGTTGTGTTAATTATAAACGAACTTCAAATTAATCATATTCCCCGTCTCTTCATTCTTTGAAAATCTTAACAATTTCAATTTATTTccaaaaatttaattcaaCATGAGGATACAACATGGAGAAATAATACTTATCAATTGTGCATAACAAGTGTTAggcaaaaaatttaattagtaATTTGGGACTGCTTTATTTGGAAAATACCCACATTATACACGATGTTATGTATGtgttatgtatacatatatatatataaatgtatactcACATAAGTTGGACATGTATCAATATATGGAAACGCAAAAAAGTTTCAATCATTAACTGGTGGAGAAGAACTTACTTAACTTCAGTAtgtagttttttttaaatatttgaagtaaaaaaaaattaaaatatttttttgccaGACGAAAGAGGAAAGAAATAACTGACAGTTGTTAATGCCAAAGAGAAATTGTTCGTCCATGATTGACTTATTGTTgcacaattttaaaaatgtaaaaataaagaaaaataaaataagaataaaaagtaaaaataaaaagtaaaaataaaaagttaaaataaaaaataaaaataataaaataaaataaacaaaataaaaataaacaaaataaaaataaacaaaataaaaataaacaaaataaaaaataaacaaaataaaaataaacaaaataaaaaaaaaaaaaaaaaaaaaaaaaaaaaaaaaaaaaaaaaaaaaaaaaaaaaaaaaaaaaaaaaaaaaaaaaaaaaaaaaaaaaaaaaaatatatattaaacaacaaaatataaagcaaaaaaaaatatattacacaacaaaataaaaaacaaatcatATATACTGCTCTACCCCTTTAAACAGTGCAAAATTTAGCTTTTGATCAACTGCGCGAATTTGTTTCCCTCCCTCTCCCCTGCCGACTTTTCCACCTTCTTACCATTTTTTGTTATGTGTGTACTTGAATCATGGATGTATTTAATCTGCAAAATGTTGATGcagaaaaaattgaagaaattaaaaaggaagGAAACGCACTGTTCCgaaataaacaatataagGAAGCACTGAGTGTTTATCGCAATGTTATTTCACTTCTGTGTAATGGTTCTTTcgatttatataaaattaaaaacgtTGTGAAATTTTTTCAAGAGCAatgtgtaaataaaataaatgggATAAAATCAACTGAAGAAATGGGCAAAGAGGCAAACAAAGATTTATCAGGAGTAGAAAACGTTAAAagtctttttataaaagtttgtcataatatatcattatgctattattttttagaggATTTCAAACGGTGTATTGAGTATTGCTcttatattaatgatattGATAAGGATCATTTCAAAAGTTATCACACAATGGGCTTGTGTTATGAAAAGATAGGAgattacaaaaaatgtattaccTACTTTGATAGGTGTAAAGCGGTGCTTACAGAGGATAAATCGAATGATAATGGAAGCActagtaataaaaatgaaataaacagaattaatgaaaagttaaaaatgaTTGTTAAACTAGCAGagaataacaaaaatgatCATACAACCAACATAGACACGCTTAAAGGTGTCCTTCTTGATGAAAACAGTagtgaggaaaaaaaaattaaaatgttatatagtATTTGTAATCATAAGTTTTATATTCTTCtgaaggaaaatatatttaaattgttaTATGACATGTTGCATAGAAGTAGTAGTACCATACGCATAGAAAAAACTTGCTTGTACGTTATTTATAAACTAATTTCCAAACTTGAAACGGAAAACTCAAAAATAGATAAggataaaatggaaaatggtaaaaatacCAAAATTTGCATTAACAAGTTAGACGATTTGAAATTTCAATACTATTATGATGTagattttgtaaaaatgttaatatcatttaatgAAGTATTTGATATAACATggatacataattatataaataacaaaataaaaataattgaaaaaactttaaaattttcaaaggAGGATCAACATGTGTACAAATCAACCATTGACATGGTAgtgtacataataaatataataaaatatgtacatgtcataaataatgataccattttaaaaataattaatttatattatttgaatagTGATAACTACGAAATAGCGAGCAGTGGTCTAAATGCACTTATTTTcctttgcaaaaaaaaaaaaagctttaTTCAGAGAAgtattgataaaaaaaaaaaaaaggaaaaaaaaacaaatggaACACAAAAGAACGAAGCGAATGGAAGTGAAccaaaaaagaataaaacaaatgaaaGTGAACCGGAAAACAAGGAAATggattttttacaaatattggAAAAGAAtcataacataaatataaataacacaATTGTTGATTTGCACTTTTCTCACTGCTCCAAATATCCTGTTTGTGTTAAttcagaaataaaaaaaataattcaaaatgtAATTAGCATGTATGACAACTCATCTGATGATGTAGAATATGCATTAATTTTACTgcttacattattatatgataaaaacaGACCGAGTGAAAAGGATACTGAAATGAATGACTTAATATACGAAAgtgtaaatacatatttccAAACAGACGAAATATGTGTTGAATGGTTCATATGTGTCAAGTGCCTTTTTTTAgtagataaaaatattgttttaaattatttgataGGAAAAACAGAGTACATGTTTCAAATTTTAAcctttattaataattccaTTGGAaggaaaagcaaaaaaattttgtcaATTTATATTGATGTGTtacttcttttattaaatatatcgGAATTACGTTTCATGCTAAATGATTATattgatttatatataaacattcttaaaacattaaattatgatgaaaattttttaaaattgctCATAGGATCTTTTAAGTTATACATGCATAACAATGACTTTAAGAAAGaaattggaaaaaatatggatttattttcatatgcTAAGGAAATGCTAAAATcgtttcttttaaattatgatatGCAGTTGGATGACCTTAATGCAAGTGGTGATAATATTTCACCTGCAAAGAGTTATTTAACTAATGATAAAAGAGAATATCCTGAAGAGAGGGATAAAAACAATGTTGCTACTGGAGAAAGGAGCAGTCGAGCTCGTTTCGTTAAAGAGGAAGTGCAGGAAAACACTGTGAGTAAACTAAAAAAGTCTAGCTATAGTAACCCTGTTGATAgtgcaataataatagaaaaagcAGAAAAAAGCCAAAAAAATTGTGAACTTGTcgataacaaaaaaaaaggaaaaggaaattatAACATAAGATATGATGAAGCGATGCTTAAAGATTTGATAGAAATGTTGTTTTACTTAAGTTTACATATTGAATTTAAAAAGCAGCTATTGGaggagaaaaataattatattttattttttttaataaaagtaggagatgatataaataaaaagaaactagacaatacatataaatatatgtactgtaatacaataaataatttaatattaacaagAACAGATGAAAAAATGAGAAGAAGGGCAATTAATAAAACTAATTTGTCTAATTTTGATAATGAACAAATAGAAGCATTAGAACAGTTTTATGATAAGTTACCTAATGCAGCCAGACCGAAAACGGATCCATTATATGATTATGGAGATGATGAAACTAGTAATGAATTAATtagtttattattatacaatgAGAAATATCAAAAGAATTTTATTGAAAAggatattttatcttttgcATCAAAATGTAGGTATAAAAATGGAACGcttattaatactatttacaattttattaatagcaatttttttacaacaaATATTGCTGAATCTATTTGTgatattatttcaaaatttgtaaaaaatacaaataatatcgGTATAGTACTTGTTAATAATGGATTGAAGACCTTATTGTTAGCTTCAAAACAtattactaataaaaaaaattgtacttTAGCGTTAagtgaaatatttatttatacaaatccgaaattaattcatttttatgaagCATATGATTCTTTGCCCTTATTAATTGAACAACTAAATGATGATGAAGAATTATTAGTTTTTAAATCATTAATGGCTATTACCAATATTTTGACCATTGATGAAAATATAGCCATAAAAGCTATGCAACTTCATCTATGGAATAAATGTTTTGATATCTTATCATCCGAAAACGATTGCTTAAGATCTGCTAGTTTAGAGTGCATATGTAATTTATGTTCACAGTCAAATGTTCATCAATATGTGTACGAGAAATATCAAAAAttggttaaaaaaaatgaggatAATGACAAagaaattaattttgtaGATATACAAATACTTTTTGCCTTTTCTATggaatatgaaaattataaagccGTTTTTGCTTCTACAGGAGCCTTAGGTATGCTATCATCCGATCTAcgtttacctttttttttaattcgaACCAAAAGCTGcaatcttattttttcatccTTCGAAAAAACCGACgatcaaaatattttactacgtattttaacattttttaataatgtaatacTATGTGAACAAATACCTACCgatattgttaaaaaaataaaagacatCGTTCGGGAAAAAAATGGGTTGAATGAAGAAAACTCGCAAATTGCTAATTTAATTCTTCAGTAAAATTTGCAACAACATATTCGCGTTCTTTCCGTAGAGTTTCTCATACATATTAGTGGTATCCCTTTTTCGTTAACacgtatataaatgaataatacgTGCGTAATACGTGCTTAAATAAATGCGTAAATAAATGCGTAAATAAATGAGTAATTAAATGCGTAAATAAATGCGTAAATAAATgagtaaatacatatatgtgcttTTTGGTTTAaccaaatatatttttcttttttatttgaactTTCTCATTTTACAAGTATCATTACATTTCTTCCCTTATTTTCTCAAGGATGTAAGCTTCCTTTTTTCCGTAATGGTGGtagaatataaaagaaaaaaaaagacctcgaaagtgaaataaaaaatagatagATGATAACACAAATggcatacgtacatacatgcatacatgtgAGTACatacgcatacatatatatatatatatatatatatatatacgtataccaATTTTTTACCATTCCGTACGAACGCAAATGTTCAAACGAGAGACATAAATGTGGAATGTACAAGATACAGAGCAGATACTGATAATGCGTGTAATGtgctaaatatttataaaatttgcaTGTCTAAAACACGCAAGTTGTAagtttgttcatttttacatttaccATATTAAATTGAGATGCTTTGTCGTATATcagatattttattaataaatagaaaCTATTTTTCAAAGTCATCTTAAAGTACAATTAAAGATATTCATAAATCTTCTCAATATTTCagttgtaattttattatgcacatacatgtatatatctttttttttttttttttttggtatttcctattttgttcataaaatatttttgttaaccAGAAAtgacatttaaaaaaaaaaaataataaaatgaaataaaataacttattcataaaaatgaaattccCTTAATTTCCATGGTTCTTAAAAAAGCTAGTAgcacaaaattaaataaaatacaaacataATAATCTGTTTAGCtgtatagaaaaaaaaaaaaaaaaaatatatgaactgttaataaaaaatttattggatgtttttttctaacataaatgttcataaatttttttttttggatagTAAACATTTATTATGAAAAGTTCGAATTTTTGGGGGTATGACCTAGTtgatgttatttttttaatttaagcTGTTTTATTctaccttatttttttttttttttttatgtctgCTAATAGTTGAAGgctaatatttatattttatctattCTTTCGTTCGTCGTTCGTTCGTTCATtcgtttgtttgtttgttcattcattcattcattcattcattcattttatttgtttgttcaattgtttattttttatttattattattatttttttattttataatccTCCGTTAatgcttttttaattaaaataatagcaattattactatttttaatttttgagaATGTTATAAAACATTAATGTTTGTATTTGTTCGAAAAATACcaattcttaaaatataaaatacaccCACACACGCAcacctctttttttttttttttttttttttttgtaatccGTTGTATATTCACCATTTATATGAGAACATATGAGTTCACTATTGTACCTTGTAAGAGATATCTTCCATAAATAAGTATAGTCATATTAGTGAATttggaagaaataaaatacattagtAATTTTAGTGcttaataaaattctttttttttttttccccctttgATAAGTCCTATGAGGTATACCATACTCATAATGTTTATgctattaatttaatttacctttttaatttaaactCATAAAACAaccttgaaaaaaaaaaaaaaagttaatttttaatacattttaaatatttgtattatacatatatatatatatatttatatacatacatatacacatatatatacatacgcgTACATATGCGTAGCATACCCAATGccttacataaatttttaatgtgCGCTTACcaagaagtaaaaaataaaataccgACCTTTTTAATTGTTCTGTCATATATCTACACATCTGTGAACAATCAATGCATTTTAAATTACACcatatttgttataattaaatgagtaaaacaaattaatcGTGTTTTCAGCCTATTatgtcattttttataaaatagcAACGCTgtaatttgtttaattacATGTTGGATTCTTAACACCCCCTTAATCgtgaatattattttacattatatattttacgttgtatattttacgttgtatattttacgttgtatattttacgttgtatattttgcattgtatattttgcattgtaaataatttttcccttatatttttttcctcttaaGTATTCATCTTTTTATCTtgacttttttcttttctttattttcctttctgtgaacacattttattatttattagtgTCAATACGTATTCTTATAAAAAGAGCTACTAATTTCATTACGGATCTACAGAATAGTTTATTTACAATAAGTGATATCATAGCAGTATCTTTAATTACAGATTATTATATTGTCATTAAATGATCCCcttattttccaaaaaatgtGTATGCTTATCGTTTGCATTATATTACACTAAAAAGCATTAAcaccataaaaaaaaaaaaaaaatacaatagtaaaataaaataataaaataaaataataaatataaatctaGTAAGTTTTTTCATAGAACAAAATTTGCATATAACCGTTAACGTATATGAAcgttttcttatatattgtTGTACGCACGTTTGTTGATCTCTCGAGAATTTTGAACAAATTGACTTGTACTTTTGTCTCCTTTGGAAGacattatatatgtgcataaatatatacatatatatatattaatgattaACATGGCAGCGTTTAATgccattttttcctttttttttttttttttgtcttgtTACATTAttagttattatttatattcaaattatttataatcaacgtacatgcatatatacacatatacatacatttttaactCCTTATGATGTAAGACACTTTATACAAATTACAAAGAACGTATTTGAGAAAGTTCTTGTTATGACACATGTATTATAGATGTGTAAtgttttgtataatataaacaatatattagGTAGTACTTTGTcttatgttttttctttttaaatacattattcTACTATTAGATAATAGTATATTACACAAACCTATGATACAGGTATTTTCAGGGGGATAATAACaaactgaaaaaataaaaacaataggAGGGAATACGTTGGAACATTTACTATACTGCTAAAGGTGTAAGGGGAAgatatacaatataatatcacaaggaagaaaaaaaaaaaattattaaataaaaaaatgaagagaataattaaaagatTTAACGATAACCCATCTTCAACACAATTcgaaaatgaaacaaataaGGACATAGACCCTGTAGAAAGAACTTTAGAGACAAAATATAGAGAGAAGGAAGGAAATATGGACATAGaaaatattgatataaaAGATGACGCAACaaacaattttaattatattaacagATATTTAACAGCAATTTTTGATATAGCAAAAAATGATGATTCCTCTTCATCAAAAGAAgacaacataaaaaaaggtactaatggaattaataaatttacgGAAGAAATTTCACGTTTTAGCACAAAAAATCATAATGTAGATGATGAATGGGAATTAGGTAATACATATGAATTTGAAACAGTGGAAAGTGGAAATGTCCAATATGACATTTCTTCTCTAAGTAGGACATCAAATGTAGAGTATCACACTTCGCTAAATAGGGAAGTAAATCGTATCAATgtagataatttaaaattaaagaaagcCCGTACAGATATAATTGATGATAAAAATtgtgataatatatttgcaaaCAGGGaagtatttaattatttttattcatttaacgAAAATGACCACCTAGATGTATGGCTTAAAAGGAATGAAGACCTTTTTAACTTTcccaaaaaatataatgcagAAAAGGACATAAATGGAAAAGAGGGTACATCAAGAGAAAAGTTTAACGACGATGTTGTAAAGGAAAAGACCTCAACTGAACGGAGAAATAAGTACACTCAGGAAAATGCTCCGCA from Plasmodium malariae genome assembly, chromosome: 13 includes these protein-coding regions:
- the PmUG01_13038600 gene encoding zinc finger protein, putative; protein product: MTQNLLKRVLNKPYMSKSLPIKGNKFDGKFVFSTFKNKYNCNINWGCSYFHRNVVRPFENYHPYIFFLKKQFVTNNKGENSHNNKNDNDITSLSECERNIEKKKIIINREEQNIVELQNTTKANVSQIDHHDKEKQNDPIVVPVNDDNHHLVNSEMIKLKGNEINNGHLSVEEGKTRKDKEYMVIMFTCKICEKKTAKKFSKQAYYNGVVIIRCPSCENLHLISDQLGWFQDGKTNIEKILQEKGEKVIKKFSYNNLLEIDDLLNAYK
- the PmUG01_13038700 gene encoding tetratricopeptide repeat family protein, putative; the protein is MDVFNLQNVDAEKIEEIKKEGNALFRNKQYKEALSVYRNVISLLCNGSFDLYKIKNVVKFFQEQCVNKINGIKSTEEMGKEANKDLSGVENVKSLFIKVCHNISLCYYFLEDFKRCIEYCSYINDIDKDHFKSYHTMGLCYEKIGDYKKCITYFDRCKAVLTEDKSNDNGSTSNKNEINRINEKLKMIVKLAENNKNDHTTNIDTLKGVLLDENSSEEKKIKMLYSICNHKFYILLKENIFKLLYDMLHRSSSTIRIEKTCLYVIYKLISKLETENSKIDKDKMENGKNTKICINKLDDLKFQYYYDVDFVKMLISFNEVFDITWIHNYINNKIKIIEKTLKFSKEDQHVYKSTIDMVVYIINIIKYVHVINNDTILKIINLYYLNSDNYEIASSGLNALIFLCKKKKSFIQRSIDKKKKKEKKTNGTQKNEANGSEPKKNKTNESEPENKEMDFLQILEKNHNININNTIVDLHFSHCSKYPVCVNSEIKKIIQNVISMYDNSSDDVEYALILLLTLLYDKNRPSEKDTEMNDLIYESVNTYFQTDEICVEWFICVKCLFLVDKNIVLNYLIGKTEYMFQILTFINNSIGRKSKKILSIYIDVLLLLLNISELRFMLNDYIDLYINILKTLNYDENFLKLLIGSFKLYMHNNDFKKEIGKNMDLFSYAKEMLKSFLLNYDMQLDDLNASGDNISPAKSYLTNDKREYPEERDKNNVATGERSSRARFVKEEVQENTVSKLKKSSYSNPVDSAIIIEKAEKSQKNCELVDNKKKGKGNYNIRYDEAMLKDLIEMLFYLSLHIEFKKQLLEEKNNYILFFLIKVGDDINKKKLDNTYKYMYCNTINNLILTRTDEKMRRRAINKTNLSNFDNEQIEALEQFYDKLPNAARPKTDPLYDYGDDETSNELISLLLYNEKYQKNFIEKDILSFASKCRYKNGTLINTIYNFINSNFFTTNIAESICDIISKFVKNTNNIGIVLVNNGLKTLLLASKHITNKKNCTLALSEIFIYTNPKLIHFYEAYDSLPLLIEQLNDDEELLVFKSLMAITNILTIDENIAIKAMQLHLWNKCFDILSSENDCLRSASLECICNLCSQSNVHQYVYEKYQKLVKKNEDNDKEINFVDIQILFAFSMEYENYKAVFASTGALGMLSSDLRLPFFLIRTKSCNLIFSSFEKTDDQNILLRILTFFNNVILCEQIPTDIVKKIKDIVREKNGLNEENSQIANLILQ